In Erigeron canadensis isolate Cc75 chromosome 7, C_canadensis_v1, whole genome shotgun sequence, one DNA window encodes the following:
- the LOC122607124 gene encoding F-box protein At5g07610-like: MAEGGNYNSRVSSSERLMTDYDGSSSVHQVMFNDDLLIEILLRLPLNTLFLFKSVSKRWLSLLTSPSTVKLRVTRFPNIPPLSGLFLQKTCSTNDHFQHDFISLDRSIPPGSNVEVLQSCNGLVLCVIRTNPGKIYIYNPSINTYKMLPPLYADGLKSDHMRLAYDPTKSPHYKIMVVQEIAPRRL, translated from the coding sequence ATGGCCGAGGGTGGTAATTATAACAGTAGAGTATCATCATCCGAAAGGCTGATGACGGATTACGACGGATCATCATCAGTTCACCAAGTCATGTTCAATGACGACCTTCTGATCGAAATCTTACTCCGTTTACCTCTTAATACCCTCTTTCTCTTCAAGTCGGTATCCAAACGCTGGTTATCTCTCCTCACGTCCCCTTCTACCGTCAAACTACGAGTCACCCGGTTTCCAAATATCCCTCCCTTGTCTGGTCTCTTTCTCCAGAAAACATGTTCTACCAATGACCACTTTCAACACGATTTCATCTCGTTGGATAGAAGCATCCCACCAGGCAGTAATGTAGAAGTTTTGCAGTCCTGCAATGGTTTGGTTTTGTGTGTTATCCGAACTAATCCTGGaaagatttacatatacaatCCGTCCATTAATACGTACAAGATGCTCCCACCATTATATGCAGATGGTTTGAAATCGGACCATATGAGATTGGCTTATGACCCCACAAAATCACCACACTACAAAATAATGGTTGTTCAAGAGATAGCTCCTCGACGACTTTAG
- the LOC122607945 gene encoding uncharacterized protein LOC122607945 isoform X2, with protein sequence MILGVLKIELKCSYVKTLSPMLYLVHVEGINDKDDDHIEDDEDDEDEDGDKEDGEGEAESKPKRRSYFTSCHCELLKGGNAVLLTWENDYPGARKSSFQFGSYCTGLL encoded by the exons TTGAAGTGTTCATACGTGAAAACATTATCCCCCATGTTATATTTGGTTCATGTTGAAGGTATTAATGATAAGGATGATGATCATATTGAAGACGATGAAGATGACGAGGATGAGGATGGGGATAAGGAAGATGGTGAAGGAGAAGCAGAGAGCAAGCCTAAAAGAA GATCTTATTTTACAAGTTGTCACTGTGAACTGCTAAAGGGTGGCAACGCAGTGTTGTTGACCTGGGAGAACGACTACCCAGGTGCCAGAAAAAGTAGCTTTCAATTTGGTTCATATTGTACGGGCCTATTGTGA